In Episyrphus balteatus chromosome 4, idEpiBalt1.1, whole genome shotgun sequence, the sequence TAaacataataatatattttttacgaaCATTGAAACCCACATAAATTAGTTAATATAGAATTTTAGTTTACACTCTTGAAAATATGTTTATAGTAAAGTTTGTCTGTTTTATATATATCTATTAATAAGATCACCCTTATAGGGggtgtaaataaaatttaaatctgcacctgtcttaaaataaaactaatgttatctttgaaaagatttttgtgagtttattttttttattttttgttgcattgttcTTACATTGGGTTGGGTAGTTCCAAAATCACTCCCAACACCtgttattaatacaaaaaaataataaaataattgtttgtgTGAATGTGAAGAGATGTTAAGcgattttaaaaacaaagagaagtttttttttattttgtgaaaaaacaaagaagaaatgcgtagaattataataaaagaaaattatgagGAACGATAACTTAACTCTCGTCATCACTACCACCACCTTGCCTTGGTGGTTTAGGTCCTCCAGCTCTCTTGGCCATTATAATCTGATCGACCTTGAGGATTGTTGTGGCTGCACCAACGGCGTACTTGATTCCCCAGTATTTCGACTGATATAAGTCAAACACCTTGCTGGTGGTCACATCGATGGTGCCAACTTGTTCATCATCAATGTTGAATCCCTGGTTGGGACCGTTCTCTTTGTGGGCGAGGTAGAGTTTGTTGATGGTCTCTGTGCCATTAACACCACTGTTTTCGGCCAAGGCTTTGGGGAATACTTCTAAAGCTGTAGCGAATTTACGAACTGCATACTGTTCAAGACCAGGAAGGGTATCAGCATATTCCGCCAGTTGGATAGCCAACTCAATCTCTGTTGCACCAGCTCCAGGAACAAAACGACCATCACGAGTGAGTCCTTTGAAATTATTTACTCCATCATCGATGGCACGTTCGATATCATCCATGAAGTTATCGGTAGCTCCACGGATTACAATTGTTGCAATACGTGAGTCAACTCCTTCATTACGGAAGGATACTACAACTGTATCACCCAACTCTTCAATGCAAACCTTATCGCAATAACCGAGCTCTTCCTGAGTGGGAGCAGTCAACCTGGGCAGAACTGTTCCATTGACAGCTCTGCTTAAACGACGCAGATCAAATTTGGAATTCAGGCGGACAGCCATGAGACCATATTTGTTGATAAAATGCAGAGCCATGTCACCAACTTTACCGCCAGCTACAATGACCTTCACTCCTGCATCTGCCAAAGCTTTGATTTGCTTCTCCAACAGATTTTCTTCTCCGCTGCTAAAGTTCATCAGTTCATCAGCCGACTTAATCAAGACTGTTCCCTTCGTTTCGGTTTGAATGATGTCCACAGGGCAAGAGAATATAGCAATCTTTGCCTTCTCAACACTGCTGACATCACCTTCAACCTGTCGCTTGAATACCATCCCACGGAGCACCTCCGACTTGTTCAAACCACTACCTAGGATCTTACAAACTCGGATATTATCAACATTAAAAGTGCTCTTGTCGGGAAGGATAGAAACACAAGCTTTTGCAATCAGTTCGGTAATGAATTCTTCCTGACCAAACTGTTTGGACATAACAGCCGAGGTCAGACAATCTTTGACCTTCTGCACATCACGGAAGTCTTCGATTTTGTGACAGACCAATTTGGGCAGGATTTCCAATGCCTTGTCCATTGCCTTCTCATAGCCATCGGCGATTTCACTTGTTGTAATACCCAAACGCAAGAGATCTTCGGCTCCCTCGAGGAGGGCACCAGCAAAGATTACCACGAAGTTGGTGCCATCACCGACTTCGGCGTCTTGCATCTGACTGGCCATTACCATTAATTTGGCAGCTGGATGCTCAACATCCAACTCGCGCATTATGGTGCCAGCATCGGAGGTGACGAATTGCTTTTCGAGGTGATTGATGACCATCTTGTTCATGCCGTTGGGCCCGTAGGCGGAGCGCATTGTCTGTGCAAATTCCTTGCATGCAGAGATATTACGATAAATTGCTTCTTCCAAGCCACTGTACatctaaaaagaagaaataatcatatgaagtttttttttttcacagaaaaGTCGTTTGCTAAGAGGGAATGAGTATGACTCAACGGTAGTCGGCACCCCCAACATTTGTCGAGCTTCTCACGAGGCATGATATAAATTTAGGATTttccttttgttttaaaaggAAAATTGCTAGTTTGGAATAATGAACTTATGTATTTTACTTACACGAGCGCCTTCCTTTAACATTTGGGATACACCCGGTGCTTTTGGTACGGATAAAGCCATTTTTtctcacagattttttttttaatttcttcgtAATAAAACTTTTCACACACAAAACTCGCCTCGAAGCAAACGAACAGAGGAATGGGAATTTTCTAACCTAAACTCGTGTGTTTTTTGACAAATGATACATTTACATTCACAGTAGTGGTGTCAAATGATGCTTGTCAAATTTGGAATCTTCTCGATGGGAATTTAAATAATTCCCAATATTTGGTtcgtaacacattagttttgttCAATAGCTGCGTTCAGTTGAAGAGCACATGATTATTTTGACCGTATATCAAtaattctttgccgccgggtacaaaggggttaagtcataaatgaAAGTTGGCCAGGAAATGCGAAGTTCGGctaatcgatgaatttttgagcattggtcctcttatttttatataaaagagttgctctaaattcatgtttttgataccaaataaaagagaaaaaagaggttaaggcttggccacaccggagggtatgcggtatagtggtaacgatatttgtactaaaaaaattccacacctgaacgttgatgtgtcagtttggaatattttcatacaagtaccctcaccgctacccgtaccgctaccgcataccctccagtgtggccaagcagttacgtgggatagttatgatcccctcgacatcgagatcataacagcgccgagaaaaaggaagaagaagattagCCCTGTTTCATTGGAGGTGGTATTTCGAATTTTCTCACATATTTTTActctaaaggcttggccacaccggagggtatgcggtagaggtacgggtagcggtaacgatatttgtatgaaaaaaattccacatctgaacgttgatatgtcagtttgaaatttttttcatacaagtaccgttacctctacccgtaccgctaccgcataccctccggtgtggccaagccttaatggAGATAAAGCTTAGCAGTACTATGGATTAgcttatactacgtttccacctgcCCTAAATCccagatttagctaagtagatttagaataaatctcgatctcggattgaaagtaggtaaaaatctagggtaggtggaaaggtagtataaaaattgtttaaccaTGATTTAAGTAGTTAAGTAGCAGCTGTGAAACTCATCCTTTTGAACGAAAATctaagttggaaaaaaatctttaagaaaGTGGTATTTAAGTTCatgaaatataattatttattataagttgtgtTTAATTAACCTGTTCTTGTTTGGTGtttaggccgtgtgcgaatatgtcaaatgtttttgttatttttatttgcacaaaATAACTACAAGCAAATCGAAGTGTACATGGTgccttatgtcgttttccaaaattatgggagtgaatcactactttttcgtgcaattttggaatttgctcacgaagaatttgacaagtggagtgatttgacgtttgctttgcatgtgtttgtaatacgaaataatgaataaaataataacacaatcttttaaattcacttttagtgattttttacaatactttattgaatttttttttgtaaataagtataatttccctcaaaaaaaaagttaaaacaaccacccaacaatttgacagtcagtccatgaagtcaaatgtagaagtattggtaatcactccgtcactccttcaaaattttgggagtgaagaattcactccaaaaattcactcctttttcaattttggaatttgaaatcactcctttcggagtgattatatagctaggagtgtcactccttgaattttggaaaacgacattagttggTCGAAAAATTTCCCTAAAATATCCCAATATAATATCAGAATATAATTGTGAACATTCTGTAACCTACATTGTTAGAtcacaataaataaatactatTGTGAACAACCTATTCttatccaacaacaacaaatatatGTAGACACATCACCCAAATGTCAATAAACCGCATTGTATTTTCTGCAATTCGAAAagttaaacttttaaaaaatatgagttctgtcgaaattatttcgaaaaacaACCAGCAAAATGAGAATTTAATTAATTCTCTTCAACAAGAGGTTACTACTTTTTCTTGCCATGCCTTAAATTCCATTCTTACCTAATATTTTGTTCTAGTTTGCTGCCGTTCAACGTGAATTGATTGCAAGAAAGAAACAACAATTGCTTCAGGAGAATGCAGATTTAAAGAAACGTATAACACAGACCTTATCGGAACTCATTCGTTTGGAAACTCAAAATGGCAAAAAACAAATAGCCATACCCGGAGCTCGGTCATTCTGCACACAGGCATCAGATCCACCAATCGCAGCCGCTAAACCAGCTGCCGCAGCAGAAGAAACTAAAACTCCACCAAAGgagaaaaaacctaaaaaagaaaaaccagcaAAACCTGCAGCAGCGCCAAATGCAGCTGCCGCTGTCGAACTCCCAATCGATGTTGGTCGCCTAGACTTACGTGTTGGCAAAATAGTCGAAGTCGGTCGACATCCCGATGCAGATAGTTTGTATCTGGAGAAGATTGATTGTGGAGAAGCTCAACCCAGGACTGTGGTTTCAGGTCTAGTTAAGTTTGTTCCTTTAGAAGAAATGCAAAACCGCCTTGTAGTAGTTTTGTGCAATTTAAAACCAGCCAAAATGCGTGGCGTTACATCTGAAGCGATGGTTATGTGCGCTTCCACACCCGACAAGGTGGAAGTACTGAGTCCACCAGAAGGTTCTGTGCCCGGGGATCTTGTCCATTGTGAAGGTTACACACGCAATCCAGATGCTCAATTGAATCCGAAGAAGAAAGTCTTTGAAACTTGCGCTCCTGATCTTAAGACCAATGATGACTTAGTGGCTTGTTTTAAGGGATCAGCGTTGCATGTCCCTGGTAAGGGTAATGTTGTTGCTCAGACTTTAAAGAATGTCAATGTTAAGTAAATCATGTATCTGTGGATGGATTTATATAAAGAATGCTCAATCAGTTTTActtttcatcactttttttagtttaaaagattttcaaataACTAACTTCTTAACCCACTCAGCTAAACATAGAAGAGCGGGTTAAGAAGGCAAGCATTGCAGTAAGACCTTTGGAAAAAAATGGGGTCTTTAATCAAAAGTGATTCTATGGATTTACACAGCTGTTATACGACCCATTCTTACTTACGGTGCCATCGTTTAATGGCCTGCACTAAGTAAGGCATATAACATTAACAAACTTAAAAAGGTCCAGAGAGCAGCAAGCGTAGGGACGACAGGAGCTCTCCGGTCGTGCGTCGTGCCCAACTGAGGCACTAAACGTTCTCTTGCACCTTttacccatagaccttcatATTAAATATCAGGTGTCTTGTAGcgttttaaggctaaaagaaacTGGCTGTTGGAAGGCAAAATCTTTTGGTCAGTGACAACAAATTTAGTACCATCAGATATGTTTCTGACTCCCACCGACTATTGCACTCCTTCTTTGAACACTGTAAAGAATTGTAAGGTCAGCTTCCCGTCGAGGACAGACTGGGAAAAGGGAATTGTGACGAGAGACTAGGACACTtgcattttcactgatggctcaaaaatggacTGTGGGGTTGGTGCGGGTGTTTATCAGGAATcccttaatatttcaaaatcctttcgacttCCAAATTTTGCAAGCGTGTTTCATGTTTCAAGCAGAATTGCTGGCAATTAAGGAAGCTTGCAATTTactaagaataaatttaaatcaaacccAAAATGtagctatactaacagatagtcaTGACTATtaggcagctataaaagcaatttcTTCGgtcatgacatcatccaaactgGTTCAGCAGTGTAGAGAATAACTCTCGATGCTAAGCgaaagcctcacaatcactctcatcTGGATCCCAGGACATAGTGGTTTTGAGGACAACGAAAAGCcggatgaactggccaggcaag encodes:
- the LOC129918942 gene encoding T-complex protein 1 subunit theta, encoding MALSVPKAPGVSQMLKEGARMYSGLEEAIYRNISACKEFAQTMRSAYGPNGMNKMVINHLEKQFVTSDAGTIMRELDVEHPAAKLMVMASQMQDAEVGDGTNFVVIFAGALLEGAEDLLRLGITTSEIADGYEKAMDKALEILPKLVCHKIEDFRDVQKVKDCLTSAVMSKQFGQEEFITELIAKACVSILPDKSTFNVDNIRVCKILGSGLNKSEVLRGMVFKRQVEGDVSSVEKAKIAIFSCPVDIIQTETKGTVLIKSADELMNFSSGEENLLEKQIKALADAGVKVIVAGGKVGDMALHFINKYGLMAVRLNSKFDLRRLSRAVNGTVLPRLTAPTQEELGYCDKVCIEELGDTVVVSFRNEGVDSRIATIVIRGATDNFMDDIERAIDDGVNNFKGLTRDGRFVPGAGATEIELAIQLAEYADTLPGLEQYAVRKFATALEVFPKALAENSGVNGTETINKLYLAHKENGPNQGFNIDDEQVGTIDVTTSKVFDLYQSKYWGIKYAVGAATTILKVDQIIMAKRAGGPKPPRQGGGSDDES
- the LOC129919619 gene encoding aminoacyl tRNA synthase complex-interacting multifunctional protein 1, which gives rise to MSINRIVFSAIRKVKLLKNMSSVEIISKNNQQNENLINSLQQEFAAVQRELIARKKQQLLQENADLKKRITQTLSELIRLETQNGKKQIAIPGARSFCTQASDPPIAAAKPAAAAEETKTPPKEKKPKKEKPAKPAAAPNAAAAVELPIDVGRLDLRVGKIVEVGRHPDADSLYLEKIDCGEAQPRTVVSGLVKFVPLEEMQNRLVVVLCNLKPAKMRGVTSEAMVMCASTPDKVEVLSPPEGSVPGDLVHCEGYTRNPDAQLNPKKKVFETCAPDLKTNDDLVACFKGSALHVPGKGNVVAQTLKNVNVK